The Flammeovirga pectinis genomic interval ATTTTTTATTCTAAATTGCACATTCGTTCGGTTGATGACTTCATTGATCGGATGTATTTTAGAAAAGATTTCAAACACGTTAACTGTAAGAAATATGCCTTGCGGTAAGAAAAGAAAAAGACATAAGATCGCGACTCACAAGAGAAAGAAAAGACTTAGAAAGAACAGACACAAGAAAAAGTAATGTTCTAGTCGCAACTTAATGATAACCTTGCTCTAGTGAATCTAGGACAAGGTTTTTCATTATAAAAAAGTGAAGTATCTAAACGTAGATACACATACATTGTATGTACTTATAAATTAATTATTAACCTTAAACTTTTATCGAGTTGAGTAATGAATTAGTTATCAATTCAACGCAGGAAGGAAGCAGAATTGCCCTTATGCGAGATAAAAGTCTGGTAGAACTTCACTATGATAATGACGAAACAAAATTTCAAGTAGGTGATATCTATTTAGGAGTTGTTCGTAAAGTAGTTCCAGGTCTAAATGCTGCATTTATAGACATTGGATATGAAAAGGACGCCTTCTTACATTATTTGGATTTAGGTCCAAAAGTAAAATCACTCTTGAAGTTTATAAAACTCGCACAAGGAAAGCATCACAAACATGTGAATGAGAGCCTGAAGCAGTTTCGTCTAGAACCAGAAATTGATAAACTTGGAAAAATCAATGATGTCCTGAAACAAAATCAAAAGATTATGGTTCAGGTTGTTAAAGAGCCAATATCAACAAAAGGACCAAGATTATCATGTGAACTCTCTTTAGCAGGACGGTACTTAGTACTAGTTCCTTTTAGTAATACTGTCAATATATCTAAGAAAATTACAGATGCAGGAGAAAGACGCAGGTTGTTGAAACTTGTAAATTCTATAAAGCCTGAAAATTTCGGAGTTATTATAAGGACAGTTGCAGAAGGAAAAGAAGTATCTGAATTAGATAAGGATTTAAGAGACCTAAACCTAAAATGGGCAGAAGGTGTTGAAAAACTTAAAGTTGCAAAACCTAGAGAGAAAGTAATTGGAGAAATAAACCGTGCTACTTCAATGTTAAGAGATATCTTAAATGAATCTTTTGATAGCATTACTGTCGATGACAAAGATGCATATGAAGAAATAAGACGTTTTATTCTACAAATCGCACCAGACAAAGCCGGAATAGTGAAATTCTATTCAGGTAAAGCAAAGCTTTTTGAACACTTCGGTATTGAAAAGCAATTAAAGACACTCTTTGGACAAACTGTTAGCTTAGGAAGTGGAGGATATTTGGTAATAGAACATACTGAAGCTCTCCATGTTATTGATGTTAATAGTGGAAACAAGTCGAATGCAGAGAACAATCAAGAAGCTACTGCATTCAACGTAAATATAGAGGCTGCTACAGAAATCGCTCGTCAATTACGTTTACGTGATATGGGTGGCATCATCGTTATTGACTTCATTGATATGAAGAAAGCTGAACACAAGCAAAAGTTGTATCAGCATATGAAGGCGGAGATGAAAGCAGATCGCTCTAAACACACAGTTCTACCATTGAGTAAATTTGGTTTAGTGCAGATCACAAGGCAGCGAGTGAGACCTGAACTAAGTATAGTAACTAAAGAGAAGTGCCCAACTTGTAACGGTACAGGTAAAATAACAGCTTCAATTGCGATTGCAGATCAAATTGAAACAGAGATTATGCACCTGATGGAGAATCAGAATGACCACAAGATTAAAGTTGGTGTTCATCCATATTTATTCTCTTACTTTACAGGAGGTTTTCCTTCTAGAAGAATGAAATGGTTCTTTAAACATTTCAAATGGATTAAAATATTTGAAGATTCGTCACTAGGACTATCTGAATACAAGTTTTTTGATCATCATGATGAAGAAATTTCTTTAAAATGATCTGATTAGCTTCTATCACACAAGATGTGGTAGAAGCTTTTCTTTTATACAACCTATTGAAATATAAACATATGAAACTAAATTAATATGATTTCGTTTCATATGTTTATATTTTCATTCTAGAATCTAAGATTTAAATAATACAAGATGTCAAAATTTAGTAACCTAATTAATAAATCTGATACACCTGTTTTAGTTGACTTTTATGCAGATTGGTGTCAACCTTGTCATATGTTAGCTCCGACAATTAAATCAGTAAAAACAAAAATGGGAGATAGATTAAAAGTTGTAAAGGTAAACTCGGATAAAAACCAATCTGTAATGTTGAAGTATCAAATTAAAAGTATACCAACATTAATATTATTTCATAAGGGGAAAATTATTTGGAGGAACTCTGGTGTTTTACCAGAACATGAACTTTTAAAAATATTGGATCGTCATTTGTCTAATTAAATTAGACGCGTAATTGAAGCTTATTTATAAATACTGTGTATGTCTGAATTCAATATAGATCAAGAAATAATACAAGCATCACCATTAGCAACAACAATTCATTCTTGCAAGGAAGTTCAATCAAAGACATGGATGGATTATGTTAAGGCATTATTGGCTATTGCAGGTGCAGATGGAGAGATATCTCAAGAAGAATTAGATTGGGTTTTTTCAGACTTCTTGGAAGTTATAGGTGCTTCAGATGAAGAAATCGAAGAAGTTAAAAAATTTGATTTTAAAAATGTTGATTTAGCTGAGTTACTATCAAACTTAGATATTAATGTTCCTATGAATTATAAAAGAACATTAGTATATGATGCAGTAATGATGGCACGTGCTGATAATGTTTATTCTCAACAAGAAAAGGAAGCAGTATGGAAAGCTGCTGAAATATTGGGGGTTCCTTACTTTATTGCTAGAACTATTGAAGGCTTGGTAAATACAGAAAAGTCACTTGAAATGATTAGAAAATCCTTATTCGAATTAGAAGAAGAAGGATATCCTATTGTAGATCTTGATAAGTTAAATATGAAACCTGCTTCAATATTAGAAAGAAATACATTTGGTGTTAAGTTAACTTGTGAGCAAACACAAAGAAATT includes:
- a CDS encoding Rne/Rng family ribonuclease encodes the protein MSNELVINSTQEGSRIALMRDKSLVELHYDNDETKFQVGDIYLGVVRKVVPGLNAAFIDIGYEKDAFLHYLDLGPKVKSLLKFIKLAQGKHHKHVNESLKQFRLEPEIDKLGKINDVLKQNQKIMVQVVKEPISTKGPRLSCELSLAGRYLVLVPFSNTVNISKKITDAGERRRLLKLVNSIKPENFGVIIRTVAEGKEVSELDKDLRDLNLKWAEGVEKLKVAKPREKVIGEINRATSMLRDILNESFDSITVDDKDAYEEIRRFILQIAPDKAGIVKFYSGKAKLFEHFGIEKQLKTLFGQTVSLGSGGYLVIEHTEALHVIDVNSGNKSNAENNQEATAFNVNIEAATEIARQLRLRDMGGIIVIDFIDMKKAEHKQKLYQHMKAEMKADRSKHTVLPLSKFGLVQITRQRVRPELSIVTKEKCPTCNGTGKITASIAIADQIETEIMHLMENQNDHKIKVGVHPYLFSYFTGGFPSRRMKWFFKHFKWIKIFEDSSLGLSEYKFFDHHDEEISLK
- a CDS encoding TerB family tellurite resistance protein, translated to MSEFNIDQEIIQASPLATTIHSCKEVQSKTWMDYVKALLAIAGADGEISQEELDWVFSDFLEVIGASDEEIEEVKKFDFKNVDLAELLSNLDINVPMNYKRTLVYDAVMMARADNVYSQQEKEAVWKAAEILGVPYFIARTIEGLVNTEKSLEMIRKSLFELEEEGYPIVDLDKLNMKPASILERNTFGVKLTCEQTQRNYGFALMIIAGADGVISEAEKNWYFEQFVKVSNTPKEIAKEVMEYDFSKGNLEEVIDNLKVDVTINFKRTLLYNAIKMASADAEFPEQEKEATDRVAKLLDISEDIAQTIYYLVDTEAKIAKMRTTLFEYN
- the trxA gene encoding thioredoxin; the encoded protein is MSKFSNLINKSDTPVLVDFYADWCQPCHMLAPTIKSVKTKMGDRLKVVKVNSDKNQSVMLKYQIKSIPTLILFHKGKIIWRNSGVLPEHELLKILDRHLSN